CTCTTTACCTAATAACAACTATTTTCTCTATCTGATGATACGCTTTTCCTTGAATCTTTAGTAAGTACTCTCCATTTAATAGATCACTAGGAAATTGCAATAAATATTGTGTCCCCAGTTGTGGAT
This region of Candidatus Vicinibacter affinis genomic DNA includes:
- a CDS encoding T9SS type A sorting domain-containing protein, whose amino-acid sequence is MGDQSKVTLELIDLSGKVLRTSHFNPQLGTQYLLQFPSDLLNGEYLLKIQGKAYHQIEKIVVIR